The proteins below come from a single Drosophila teissieri strain GT53w chromosome 3L, Prin_Dtei_1.1, whole genome shotgun sequence genomic window:
- the LOC122616782 gene encoding putative polypeptide N-acetylgalactosaminyltransferase 12: protein MEVSATVLNYLLKYVVLHLWILIVLVLLHRDLSRWDGLMGPLSHSGLGENGSASYLRVPSSEIDAYKQGWRYYLYNAWLAERIPLRRSLPDLRDPRCLKLEYDEDSDEMKPASIILIFRNEQLVVLLRTLHSLMERTPKYLYNELILVNDHSDTDFWKEELSLFFFDSYVHRYIHPKARILHLPEQVGLIKARILASYGAKAENLVFVDAQVEFTNGWLPPLLDTIAKQSLTLATPILDNLDEQTLAYQRSIERRGIYDWSLTRREVPLSRERRSYLPRPYEVAAVRTSVFAIRALWFQDISNFDKELRGFGAAESELSLKVWCTGGRIVQVPCSRVGHLQPKNQDYLKRYGDLYEMGDQVSRNLKRIIEVWAGDLKSVIYKYQPHLLNISEGDLHEPRKLYQQYECQSLKVFINDITPGLNHVTALNRTDYASGHAKSLEFPKKCLTMNAKSQHLFLEHCNANNTLQNWTLTYVKDLRVAGNICAEVRPDLRLGYNLCHSLGGGQRWHYDSVNNHLVSNTKCLEFADELNIFLNFCNAANRKQRWILDNINRSVMQSVQTLR, encoded by the exons ATGGAAGTTTCCGCGACTGTTTTAAATTACTTGCTTAAATACGTAGTTTTACACCTGTGGATCCTGATTGTACTCGTGCTCCTGCACAGAGATCTGAGCAGGTGGGATGGCCTGATGGGACCGCTTTCTCATTCGGGATTGGGTGAAAATGGATCTGCCTCCTATTTAAGAGTTCCATCCTCGGAAATCGATGCATATAAGCAGGGTTGGAGGTATTACCTATATAACGCTTGGCTGGCTGAAAGAATTCCACTACGGCGTTCTTTGCCAGACTTGCGAGATCCCCGCTGCCTGAAGCTGGAGTACGATGAGGATTCTGATGAGATGAAACCAGCCAGTATTATTTTGATATTCCGAAACGAGCAGCTCGTAGTCTTGCTAAGAACATTACACAGTTTGATGGAGAGAACTCCAAAATATCTCTATAACGAGCTTATTCTGGTGAACGATCACAGTGATACGGACTTTTGGAAAGAGGAACTATCACTCTTCTTCTTCGACAGCTATGTGCACAGGTATATTCATCCAAAAGCGCGGATTCTTCACCTGCCTGAACAGGTGGGCTTAATCAAGGCTCGCATTTTGGCCTCCTACGGAGCCAAGGCCGAGAACTTGGTGTTCGTGGATGCACAAGTGGAGTTCACAAACGGCTGGTTACCTCCACTACTTGATACCATTGCGAAGCAGAGTCTCACCCTGGCCACTCCCATTTTGGACAATCTGGACGAGCAGACTTTGGCCTACCAGCGATCTATAGAAAGGCGGGGAATTTACGATTGGAGCTTAACTCGTCGGGAAGTTCCTTTGTCCAGAGAGAGGAGGTCGTACCTTCCAAGGCCCTACGAAGTGGCTGCCGTAAGAACTTCCGTCTTTGCCATTCGCGCTCTCTGGTTTCAGGACATATCCAACTTCGATAAAGAGCTCCGGGGCTTTGGAGCTGCTGAGTCGGAGCTGAGCCTCAAAGTGTGGTGTACTGGTGGTCGAATAGTTCAAGTTCCCTGCTCCCGAGTTGGCCACTTGCAGCCCAAGAACCAGGACTACCTAAAGCGATATGGGGATCTCTACGAAATGGGCGACCAAGTATCAAGG aACCTCAAACGAATTATAGAAGTGTGGGCAGGGGATCTGAAATCGGTCATTTATAAATACCAGCCTCATCTCCTGAATATCTCAGAGGGGGATCTCCACGAGCCGCGAAAACTATATCAGCAATACGAATGCCAGTCCTTAAAAGTGTTTATAAATGACATTACGCCAGGTCTCAACCACGTTACGGCCCTAAATCGAACGGATTATGCTTCAGGACATGCAAAGTCCCTTGAATTTCCCAAGAAGTGTTTGACAATGAATGCTAAAAGTCAGCATTTATTTCTAGAACACTGCAATGCAAATAATACTCTTCAAAACTGGACACTAACCTATGTTAAGGATCTACGCGTAGCTGGAAATATTTGTGCAGAAGTGCGGCCCGATTTAAGGTTGGGTTACAATCTTTGCCACAGTTTAGGAGGTGGGCAAAGATGGCATTATGATTCGGTAAACAATCACCTAGTGAGCAATACGAAGTGCTTAGAATTCGCAGATGAACTCAATATTTTCCTGAATTTTTGCAATGCAGCGAACAGAAAGCAAAGATGGATTCTCGATAACATTAATCGAAGTGTAATGCAATCAGTACAAACATtaagatag
- the LOC122616783 gene encoding putative polypeptide N-acetylgalactosaminyltransferase 11 → MKPLLFGTPCSCAIFILAYCIISIFIWLLYTDNAIVDFEYYSIQSLGELGKDAHLQMTKTDLVDAAEENEEYQYNAWLSERIPLKRALEDYRDPQCRKINYSTEKRVSVSIVIASQQEHPHTLLRTIYSVIAQTSASLLKEIVLVHDGHADIDLIQHIHQKLPIVIQLEMETVQGIIHGRLTGARIATGDILVFLNGHMEVTKGWLPPLLEPILSNNRTVTEPIIDAISRETFGYQRLVEPEQMAFDWQLDHIFLPLDQHSWNNLPKPYPSSQLEGRVFAIDRRWFWHLGGWDEGLQDYGGDALELSLKVWQCGGLILAVPCSRVGVIYKRDELEAQMTPNRNPSLQVQQNFKRVVDVWFDEYKLHFYRYNPRLRNLTAESLDKPRELRRRLNCKSFGWYRSQVAPQIRNYYLHAGLSSYAIGKIMPFVAPHFCLSIKGGLPVMRKCNSTNFEDWTLTSRCQLKHGNMCLDVDYKSNVRATKCSKKLPKNPWHYNYLHSSFVSNGNKCLEIDVNKVGLILSACDSDVTEQRWKFTGVQDSLKEHSRDVCLNVNQ, encoded by the exons ATGAAACCATTACTATTTGGTACACCGTGCAGCTGTGCGATCTTCATTTTGGCATATTGTATAATATCCATTTTTATCTGGCTTTTGTATACAGATAATGCCATAGTTGACTTTGAATACTATTCAATTCAAAGTCTTGGCGAACTGGGAAAAGATGCACATTTGCAAATGACAAAAACGGATTTAGTAGATGCTGCAGAAGAGAACGAAGAATATCAATACAATGCCTGGCTCTCTGAAAGAATTCCGCTGAAACGAGCTCTAGAAGACTATAGGGATCCACA ATGTCGCAAGATCAACTATAGTACGGAAAAAAGGGTTTCTGTTAGCATAGTCATAGCCAGCCAACAGGAGCATCCTCACACTCTGCTGAGAACCATCTATAGCGTTATTGCGCAGACATCAGCCTCCCTACTCAAGGAAATAGTACTGGTTCATGATGGGCATGCCGATATAGATCTCATCCAGCACATTCATCAGAAACTTCCCATAGTTATTcagctggaaatggaaactgtGCAGGGAATTATTCATGGTCGTTTGACTGGAGCTAGAATAGCCACTGGAGATATTCTCGTATTTCTCAATGGCCACATGGAGGTCACAAAGGGTTGGCTGCCTCCTCTACTTGAACCCATACTCTCAAACAACCGGACTGTCACTGAGCCCATTATAGATGCCATATCTAGAGAAACGTTTGGCTACCAGAGGTTGGTGGAACCGGAGCAAATGGCATTCGACTGGCAGTTGGATCACATTTTTCTGCCCCTGGACCAGCACTCGTGGAATAACCTTCCCAAGCCATACCCATCCTCCCAACTGGAGGGTCGTGTTTTCGCCATCGATCGCAGGTGGTTCTGGCATCTTGGGGGCTGGGATGAAGGACTCCAGGATTACGGGGGCGATGCCCTGGAACTGAGCCTCAAGGTGTGGCAGTGTGGTGGTCTCATCCTCGCCGTTCCCTGTTCACGAGTGGGAGTTATCTATAAACGCGATGAGCTTGAGGCCCAGATGACACCAAACAGAAATCCCAGCTTGCAAGTCCAACAG AACTTCAAGCGTGTTGTAGATGTCTGGTTCGACGAATATAAGCTGCACTTTTATCGATACAATCCCAGGCTGAGAAACCTTACCGCAGAATCGCTGGACAAGCCACGAGAGTTACGACGTCGCCTGAATTGCAAGTCCTTCGGATGGTATAGAAGCCAAGTGGCGCCACAAATCAGGAACTATTATCTTCATGCCGGACTTTCCAGCTATGCGATAGGTAAAATAATGCCATTTGTGGCGCCACACTTTTGCTTATCCATCAAGGGAGGACTTCCTGTCATGAGGAAGTGCAACTCAACTAATTTCGAAGACTGGACTCTTACGTCTCGTTGTCAACTGAAACATGGTAACATGTGCCTGGATGTGGACTATAAAAGTAATGTGCGGGCTACGAAATGCTCTAAAAAACTACCCAAAAATCCCTGGCACTATAATTACCTGCACAGCTCATTCGTCAGCAACGGAAACAAATGTCTGGAAATTGATGTCAATAAAGTCGGCCTCATTTTAAGTGCTTGTGATTCCGATGTGACGGAACAACGATGGAAGTTCACTGGAGTGCAGGACTCCTTGAAAGAGCACAGCAGGGATGTTTGCTTAAATGTAAACCAGTGA
- the LOC122616204 gene encoding polypeptide N-acetylgalactosaminyltransferase 8 isoform X1 has translation MCLDIWRHKKKVLPLLLLMAIGSTIYYLYTLKLERELEEGAASTTSRLERDIRDLQAVFESEVIPDLGALGRPARGNWTAEQLEAIAKSQRETGYNAWLSKRISPERTLYDMRHRSCKKLKYPLEKLPSVSVVITYHNEEASVLLRTLSSLRSRTPVQLLREVILVDDGSTQVDEKLNDFIKIKFLNMVQHRRITTQVGLMHARVVGAELALADVLVFLDSHVEVTRGWLEPLLAPILEDNRTCTTPIIDTIDFDNFAYRRGKPSRGFFNWEFNYIQLPLLKEEAVAMPAPHKNPIMNGGLFAIGREWFSELGGYDKGLKIWGAEQFELSLKLWLCGGQILEVPCSRIGHLFRDGKFQVRYTNKDKNSERKLISRNYRRVAEIWLDEYKDKLFANMPHLTVIPVGNLAEQRDLKKRLHCKPFKWFLDNLAADFLNLYPILDPAEYASGVLQSVSSPKLCLDRKEPRNGQPKLGPCSSDHVFPSPEQYWSLTNRRELRSGFYCLEVRNQGVNVHIYQCHGQSGNQFWSFDSKTHQVISGQQQNLRHCLEAQPESNAVTSSVCDLKNHRQRWKFGYQNNQRLQQFWDNVKTQ, from the exons ATGTGCCTGGATATTTGGAGGCACAAGAAGAAGGTGTtgccactgctactgctgATGGCCATCGGCAGTACTATCTACTATCTATACACCCTGAAACTGGAGCGGGAGCTGGAGGAGGGTGCTGCTTCGACCACTTCTCGTTTGGAGCGTGACATTAGAGATCTGCAGGCGGTCTTCGAGTCGGAGGTCATTCCGGATCTGGGAGCTTTGGGTCGTCCGGCGCGGGGCAATTGGACTGCAGAGCAGTTGGAGGCCATCGCCAAAAGTCAGCGGGAAACGGGTTACAATGCTTGGCTCTCCAAGCGCATCTCACCTGAGCGAACGCTCTACGACATGCGGCATCGCAG CTGCAAAAAGCTCAAGTACCCGCTGGAAAAGCTCCCGTCAGTCAGTGTGGTGATAACATATCACAATGAGGAGGCGAGCGTGCTGCTGCGCACGCTGAGCAGCCTGAGGAGCCGGACTCCGGTCCAGCTGCTGCGGGAGGTTATCCTGGTGGACGACGGGAGCACGCAGGTGGACGAGAAGCTCAACGACTTCATCAAGATCAAGTTCCTGAATATGGTGCAGCACCGCAGGATCACAACCCAGGTGGGTCTGATGCATGCCAGAGTGGTGGGCGCTGAACTGGCCCTGGCCGACGTCCTGGTCTTCCTAGACTCCCATGTGGAGGTCACCAGAGGCTGGCTGGAGCCACTCCTTGCTCCCATTTTGGAGGACAACAGGACCTGCACTACTCCTATCATAGACACCATTGACTTTGATAACTTCGCCTACAGAAGGGGCAAGCCGTCGAGGGGCTTCTTCAACTGGGAGTTCAATTATATTCAGCTTCCACTTCTGAAGGAGGAGGCCGTAGCCATGCCGGCACCGCATAAGAATCCCATAATGAATGGTGGTCTCTTTGCCATTGGACGTGAGTGGTTCTCGGAGCTTGGTGGCTACGACAAGGGATTGAAGATCTGGGGAGCCGAGCAGTTCGAGCTGAGCCTTAAGTTGTGGTTGTGCGGCGGACAGATCCTAGAAGTACCCTGCTCAAGGATTGGCCACCTCTTCAGAGACGGAAAATTCCAAGTGCGCTATACCAACAAGGATAAAAATAGCGAGAGGAAACTTATTTCTAGG AACTACCGTCGAGTGGCTGAGATTTGGTTAGATGAATACAAGGACAAGCTGTTTGCCAACATGCCACATTTAACAGTGATTCCGGTTGGCAATCTGGCCGAGCAACGAGACCTCAAGAAGCGCCTTCACTGCAAGCCTTTCAAGTGGTTCTTGGACAACCTCGCAGCGGATTTCCTGAACCTATATCCCATATTAGATCCCGCAGAATACGCCTCTGGAGTATTACAAAGTGTATCTTCACCGAAGCTCTGCCTGGATCGCAAGGAACCTCGGAATGGTCAACCCAAACTGGGTCCTTGTAGTTCGGACCACGTATTCCCCAGTCCGGAGCAGTATTGGAGCCTAACCAATCGTCGGGAGTTGCGATCTGGATTCTACTGCTTGGAGGTGCGCAATCAAGGAGTGAATGTTCATATATACCAATGCCATGGCCAGAGTGGAAACCAGTTCTGGTCCTTCGACTCCAAGACCCATCAGGTGATCTCCGGCCAACAGCAAAACTTAAGGCATTGCCTGGAGGCGCAGCCGGAATCAAATGCGGTTACTTCGAGTGTCTGTGACCTGAAAAACCATAGGCAAAGGTGGAAATTCGGATATCAGAATAACCAAAGGCTACAACAATTTTGGGATAATGTCAAGACGCAGTAG
- the LOC122616204 gene encoding polypeptide N-acetylgalactosaminyltransferase 8 isoform X2 — translation MVQHRRITTQVGLMHARVVGAELALADVLVFLDSHVEVTRGWLEPLLAPILEDNRTCTTPIIDTIDFDNFAYRRGKPSRGFFNWEFNYIQLPLLKEEAVAMPAPHKNPIMNGGLFAIGREWFSELGGYDKGLKIWGAEQFELSLKLWLCGGQILEVPCSRIGHLFRDGKFQVRYTNKDKNSERKLISRNYRRVAEIWLDEYKDKLFANMPHLTVIPVGNLAEQRDLKKRLHCKPFKWFLDNLAADFLNLYPILDPAEYASGVLQSVSSPKLCLDRKEPRNGQPKLGPCSSDHVFPSPEQYWSLTNRRELRSGFYCLEVRNQGVNVHIYQCHGQSGNQFWSFDSKTHQVISGQQQNLRHCLEAQPESNAVTSSVCDLKNHRQRWKFGYQNNQRLQQFWDNVKTQ, via the exons ATGGTGCAGCACCGCAGGATCACAACCCAGGTGGGTCTGATGCATGCCAGAGTGGTGGGCGCTGAACTGGCCCTGGCCGACGTCCTGGTCTTCCTAGACTCCCATGTGGAGGTCACCAGAGGCTGGCTGGAGCCACTCCTTGCTCCCATTTTGGAGGACAACAGGACCTGCACTACTCCTATCATAGACACCATTGACTTTGATAACTTCGCCTACAGAAGGGGCAAGCCGTCGAGGGGCTTCTTCAACTGGGAGTTCAATTATATTCAGCTTCCACTTCTGAAGGAGGAGGCCGTAGCCATGCCGGCACCGCATAAGAATCCCATAATGAATGGTGGTCTCTTTGCCATTGGACGTGAGTGGTTCTCGGAGCTTGGTGGCTACGACAAGGGATTGAAGATCTGGGGAGCCGAGCAGTTCGAGCTGAGCCTTAAGTTGTGGTTGTGCGGCGGACAGATCCTAGAAGTACCCTGCTCAAGGATTGGCCACCTCTTCAGAGACGGAAAATTCCAAGTGCGCTATACCAACAAGGATAAAAATAGCGAGAGGAAACTTATTTCTAGG AACTACCGTCGAGTGGCTGAGATTTGGTTAGATGAATACAAGGACAAGCTGTTTGCCAACATGCCACATTTAACAGTGATTCCGGTTGGCAATCTGGCCGAGCAACGAGACCTCAAGAAGCGCCTTCACTGCAAGCCTTTCAAGTGGTTCTTGGACAACCTCGCAGCGGATTTCCTGAACCTATATCCCATATTAGATCCCGCAGAATACGCCTCTGGAGTATTACAAAGTGTATCTTCACCGAAGCTCTGCCTGGATCGCAAGGAACCTCGGAATGGTCAACCCAAACTGGGTCCTTGTAGTTCGGACCACGTATTCCCCAGTCCGGAGCAGTATTGGAGCCTAACCAATCGTCGGGAGTTGCGATCTGGATTCTACTGCTTGGAGGTGCGCAATCAAGGAGTGAATGTTCATATATACCAATGCCATGGCCAGAGTGGAAACCAGTTCTGGTCCTTCGACTCCAAGACCCATCAGGTGATCTCCGGCCAACAGCAAAACTTAAGGCATTGCCTGGAGGCGCAGCCGGAATCAAATGCGGTTACTTCGAGTGTCTGTGACCTGAAAAACCATAGGCAAAGGTGGAAATTCGGATATCAGAATAACCAAAGGCTACAACAATTTTGGGATAATGTCAAGACGCAGTAG
- the LOC122616205 gene encoding glycoprotein-N-acetylgalactosamine 3-beta-galactosyltransferase 1 isoform X1: MPRLFSTRRLFLAGKNAIYLLILFTIFYTVTLHLPGSLKPEEVIERSGPPPPRIFCIISTYEYRHKQVATHIHRTWVRHCDHYLFVSDDSDHYLEPAVFMHMNDKWHRMRAYLEYVYKYHFHQGDWFLYCNDDNFVVVDNLRHMLKTYSPNELIYFGCKLRTPNGLVYMLEGSGIVFSGAALKRFALAALTNESICSSEERGNTFTEELGRCLTNVNVIAGDSRDELQGHRFLPFDADLHLGSTFNQSLEQHKYFLDRSYYPVIDMHLPVSLHLICFHMNYIINIYDVYYFAYVTRVFGVPPNWDFENERMVLANKTTLTD; this comes from the exons ATGCCACGACTGTTCAGTACACGGCGCCTCTTCCTGGCCGGAAagaatgcaatttatttgcttatccTTTTCACTATATTCTATACGGTTACGTTGCACCTTCCTGGGAGCTTGAAACCTGAAGAAGTGATCGAACGCTCTGGTCCACCACCCCCTAGGATCTTTTGCATCATATCCACATATGAATATCGCCACAAACAGGTCGCAACTCACATCCATCGGACTTGGGTCAGGCACTGCGATCACTACCTCTTCGTCAGCGATGACAGTGACCACTACTTGGAGCCGGCGGTGTTTATGCATATGAATGACAAGTGGCACCGAATGAGGGCCTATCTGGAGTACGTCTACAAGTATCACTTCCATCAGGGCGACTGGTTCCTCTACTGCAACGACGATAA CTTTGTAGTCGTGGACAATCTTCGCCACATGCTGAAGACATATAGTCCCAATGAACTTATTTACTTTGGATGCAAACTGCGAACACCCAATGGCCTG GTGTACATGCTAGAAGGTTCCGGGATTGTCTTCAGTGGAGCTGCTCTTAAGCGATTTGCACTCGCAGCCCTGACCAACGAAAGTATTTGCAGTTCGGAGGAGAGAGGCAATACTTTCACTGAGGAACTGGGTCGATGTCTCACTAATGTCAATGTGATAGCCGGGGATAGTCGGGATGAGTTGCAGGGACATCGATTCCTGCCTTTCGATGCGGATTTGCATTTGGGATCCACATTTAATCAATCCCTAGAACAGCACAAGTATTTTCTGGATCGTTCTTACTATCCAGTAATTGAT ATGCACTTGCCGGTCTCTTTGCATTTAATATGCTTTCATATGAATTacataataaacatttatgatGTGTACTACTTTGCATATGTAACTAGAGTTTTCGGAGTGCCGCCTAACTGGGACTTTGAAAATGAAAGGATGGTACTTGCAAATAAAACTACATTAACTGATTAG
- the LOC122616205 gene encoding glycoprotein-N-acetylgalactosamine 3-beta-galactosyltransferase 1 isoform X2: MRLLPSKSMQSKVATHIHRTWVRHCDHYLFVSDDSDHYLEPAVFMHMNDKWHRMRAYLEYVYKYHFHQGDWFLYCNDDNFVVVDNLRHMLKTYSPNELIYFGCKLRTPNGLVYMLEGSGIVFSGAALKRFALAALTNESICSSEERGNTFTEELGRCLTNVNVIAGDSRDELQGHRFLPFDADLHLGSTFNQSLEQHKYFLDRSYYPVIDMHLPVSLHLICFHMNYIINIYDVYYFAYVTRVFGVPPNWDFENERMVLANKTTLTD; encoded by the exons ATGAGGTTACTTCCTAGTAAATCCATGCAATCCAAA GTCGCAACTCACATCCATCGGACTTGGGTCAGGCACTGCGATCACTACCTCTTCGTCAGCGATGACAGTGACCACTACTTGGAGCCGGCGGTGTTTATGCATATGAATGACAAGTGGCACCGAATGAGGGCCTATCTGGAGTACGTCTACAAGTATCACTTCCATCAGGGCGACTGGTTCCTCTACTGCAACGACGATAA CTTTGTAGTCGTGGACAATCTTCGCCACATGCTGAAGACATATAGTCCCAATGAACTTATTTACTTTGGATGCAAACTGCGAACACCCAATGGCCTG GTGTACATGCTAGAAGGTTCCGGGATTGTCTTCAGTGGAGCTGCTCTTAAGCGATTTGCACTCGCAGCCCTGACCAACGAAAGTATTTGCAGTTCGGAGGAGAGAGGCAATACTTTCACTGAGGAACTGGGTCGATGTCTCACTAATGTCAATGTGATAGCCGGGGATAGTCGGGATGAGTTGCAGGGACATCGATTCCTGCCTTTCGATGCGGATTTGCATTTGGGATCCACATTTAATCAATCCCTAGAACAGCACAAGTATTTTCTGGATCGTTCTTACTATCCAGTAATTGAT ATGCACTTGCCGGTCTCTTTGCATTTAATATGCTTTCATATGAATTacataataaacatttatgatGTGTACTACTTTGCATATGTAACTAGAGTTTTCGGAGTGCCGCCTAACTGGGACTTTGAAAATGAAAGGATGGTACTTGCAAATAAAACTACATTAACTGATTAG
- the LOC122616206 gene encoding glycoprotein-N-acetylgalactosamine 3-beta-galactosyltransferase 1: MTSPRRVYYGLFVALILFLAFTLYISVGEVDRTPAKRSNKHTLDPLYEDIRILCMIPYSYHYPDTAKYVKRTWGKHCNALLFVSGDVDGELEPYVPVINSTHTWTLVHQGLMYASVTYADKIDWILRVEPSSFVVVENLRHMIDKRKYQPSQPIYFGYELENIVTHEPFVHDRSGYVISREALRRYTEASKDPENKDCTHWEGYVEGLDIHRCLSFANVTVAESRDEFENETFIPVEMDYQFQDGYDTIPWLRNLTYHKRTEKSVPISSRAIGFLVKYPPEMYDYYYFVYRVKSFGTPVPGSIDRKRP; the protein is encoded by the exons ATGACTTCACCTAGACGCGTCTATTATGGCCTCTTCGTGGCTTTAATTCTGTTCTTGGCTTTCACTCTCTATATTAGTGTGGGCGAAGTTGACAGAACACCCGCAAAGCGAAGTAACAAGCACACTCTGGATCCCCTGTACGAAGATATCAGGATTCTCTGCATGATACCCTATAGTTATCATTACCCCGACACTGCCAAATACGTGAAGCGCACCTGGGGAAAGCACTGCAATGCTTTGCTATTTGTGAGTGGGGATGTCGATGGCGAGTTGGAGCCCTATGTGCCTGTGATTAACTCCACGCATACGTGGACTTTGGTCCATCAGGGGCTGATGTACGCCTCTGTGACCTATGCCGACAAAATCGATTGGATCCTCAGAGTCGAGCCCTCTAG CTTTGTAGTTGTGGAGAATCTCCGGCATATGATAGACAAGAGGAAATACCAACCCAGTCAACCGATATATTTTGGCTACGAGCTCGAGAATATTGTTACACATGAG CCCTTTGTCCACGATCGTAGTGGGTATGTGATAAGTCGAGAGGCCTTAAGACGATATACGGAGGCGTCGAAGGATCCTGAGAACAAGGATTGCACTCATTGGGAAGGGTATGTTGAGGGTCTGGACATACATCGGTGCTTGAGTTTTGCTAACGTTACGGTAGCAGAAAGTCGCGACGAATTTGAGAACGAGACATTCATACCCGTTGAAATGGATTACCAGTTCCAAGATGGCTATGATACTATACCCTGGCTGCGTAACTTAACTTATCACAAAAGAACAGAG AAATCAGTTCCCATATCCAGCCGCGCCATTGGGTTTCTGGTAAAATATCCGCCAGAAATGTACGATTACTACTATTTTGTTTACCGAGTAAAGTCCTTTGGCACCCCCGTCCCAGGCTCCATTGACCGTAAAAGGCCGTAA